The stretch of DNA GGATAACGAGTTCATCGCCCGCCACATCGGCCCGCGCGAACACGATATCGAGGCGATGCTGGCGCTGACCGGCCATGACTCCCTGCAAACCCTGGTCGACTGCGTCATCCCCGACAGCATCAAAGGCACCAGCGTGCTTGAACTGAGCAAAGGGCAGGGCGAGGCCGAGGCCCTGGCTGCGCTCAAGGCCATCGCCGCGAAGAACCAGCTGTTTCGCAACCACATCGGCCAAGGCTACTACCCGTGCCACATGCCGACGCCGATCCTGCGCAACCTGCTGGAAAACCCGGCCTGGTACACCGCCTACACGCCCTATCAGCCAGAGATTTCCCAAGGCCGCCTGGAAGCGCTGCTCAATTTCCAGACCTTGGTCTGTGACCTTACCGGCATGCAGATCGCCAACGCCTCCTTGCTCGACGAGGCCACCGCCGCGGCTGAAGCCATGACCTTCTGCAAGCGCCTGGCGAAGAGCAAGGCACCGGCCTTTTTCGCCTCCCGCCATTGCCACCCGCAAACCCTCGACGTGCTGCGCACCCGTGCCCAGCCGCTGGGTATAGAGGTCGTCATCGGTGATGAAGCGGCGCTGCAAGACCAGGACCTGCAGGCCTGCTTCGGCCTGCTGCTGCAGTACCCGGCCAGCACGGGCGCCATCGCCGACCACCGCGCCCTGGTGCAACGCGCCCATGCCGTCGGCGCACTGGTGGCGGTGTCCGCAGACTTGCTGGCGCTGACCTTGCTGACCTCGCCTGGCGAGTTCGATGCCGACGTGGTACTGGGCAGCGCCCAGCGCTTTGGCGTGCCGCTGGGCTTCGGCGGCCCGCACGCGGCGTACTTTGCCACGCGCGATGCGTTCAGGCGTGACATGCCCGGCCGCCTGGTCGGTGTCTCCATCGACCGCTTTGGCAAGCCGGCGCTGCGCCTGGCCATGCAGACCCGCGAGCAACACATCCGCCGCGAGAAAGCGACCAGCAACATCTGCACCGCGCAGGTGCTGCTGGCCAATATCGCCAGCATGTACGCGGTCTACCACGGCCCCCAAGGCCTGGCGCAGATCGCTCAGCGTGTGCACCGGCTGACGGCGGTGCTGGTGCAAGGGTTGGTGCAGCTCGGGCACCGGGTGGAGCAGGCGCACTTCTTCGATACCGTCAGCGTGGTCACCGCCAGGCCTGCGGCCGATGTGCTGGCTGCCGCCCAAGGGGCGCGCCTGAACCTGCGCCCGATCGATGCCCAGCGCGTTGGCCTGTCGCTGGATGAAACCTGCGAGCAGGCCAGTGTCGAGGCCTTGTGGCAGGTATTCGCTGCCCCGGGCCAGGCGCTTCCGGATTTCGTCGCCCTGGCTGAAGGCTGTGGCGATTACCTGCCGCTGCAACTGTTGCGCAAAACCCCTTTCCTGCAGCACCCGGTATTCAACCGCTACCATTCAGAAACTGCACTGATGCGCTACCTGCGCAGCCTGGCCGACAAGGACCTGGCGCTGGACCGCACCATGATCGCGCTGGGCTCGTGCACCATGAAGCTCAACGCCGCCAGCGAGATGATCCCGATCACCTGGCCCGAGTTCGGCAACCTGCACCCATTTGCCCCGGCCGAGCAGTCGCTTGGCTATCGGCAACTGACGGACGAGTTGCAGGCCATGCTCTGCGAGGCCACCGGCTATGACGCGATGTCACTGCAGCCCAATGCCGGCTCGCAAGGTGAATACGCCGGCCTGCTGGCTATCCGCGCCTACCACGCCAGCCGTGGCGAAGCGGGCCGCGATGTCTGCCTGATCCCGTCTTCGGCCCACGGCACCAACCCTGCAACGGCGCAGATGGCCGGCCTGCGTGTGGTGGTGGTCAATTGCGACGAGCGCGGCAACGTCGATGTGGCCGACCTGCAGGCCAAGGCCGAGCAGCACCGGGCGCAACTGGCCGCGCTGATGATCACCTACCCATCTACCCATGGGGTGTTCGAAGAGGGCATCACCCGCATCTGCGACATCATCCATGAGCACGGCGGCCAGGTGTACCTGGACGGCGCCAACATGAACGCCATGGTTGGCCTTTGCGCCCCGGGCAAGTTCGGCGGTGACGTGTCGCACCTCAACCTGCACAAGACATTCTGCATCCCGCACGGCGGTGGCGGGCCTGGGGTCGGCCCGATCGGGGTCAAGGCGCACCTGGCGCCGTTCCTGCCCGGCCACGCGCACATGGCGCACAAAGAGGGCGCTGTCTGCGCCGCACCTTATGGCAGTGCGAGCATCCTGCCGATCACCTGGATGTACATCCGCATGATGGGCGGCGAAGGGCTCAAGCGCGCCTCGCAGCTGGCGATTCTGAGTGCCAACTACATTGCCCGGCGCCTGGAGGAGCACTACCCGGTGCTGTACACCGGCGAAAACGGCCTGGTCGCCCATGAGTGCATTCTCGACCTGCGCCCGCTCAAGGACAGCAGCGGTATCAGCGTCGAAGACGTGGCCAAGCGCCTGATCGATTTTGGCTTCCACGCCCCGACCATGTCCTTCCCGGTGGCCGGCACGCTGATGGTCGAACCGACCGAGAGCGAGTCCAAGGAAGAACTGGATCGCTTCTGCGAGGCAATGATCTGCATTCGCGAGGAAATCCGCTCCGTGGAAAACGGCACCTTCGACAAGCTCGACAACCCGCTGAAAAACGCACCGCATACCGCCCATGAACTGGTGGGTGAATGGCCCCATCGCTATGGCCGGGAGCTGGCTGTGTATCCGCTGCAAACGCTGAGCGAGAACAAGTACTGGCCGCCAGTGGGGCGCGTGGACAACGTCTACGGTGACCGCAACCTGGCCTGTGCCTGCCCACCCATGTCGGTCTACCAGGACGCCTGATTGCCCAGGCCCGGACCTTGCCCCCAAACAATAAGGAAGCACCTGCATGTTCCATAAAAGCCTGACCCTGTCCGACTTCGACCCTGCGCTGCATGAGGCCATCTGCCGCGAGGTGCAACGCCAGGAAGACCACATCGAACTGATCGCCTCGGAAAACTACACCAGCCCGCAAGTGATGCAGGCCCAGGGCACCGAGCTGACCAACAAGTACGCCGAAGGCTACCCGGGCAAGCGCTATTACGGCGGTTGCGAGCACGTCGATGTGGTTGAGCAACTGGCCATCGAGCGCGCCAAGCAGCTGTTCGGCGCCGACTACGCCAACGTCCAGCCACACTCCGGTTCCTCGGCCAACGGCGCGGTCTATCTGGCCCTGCTGCAGGCCGGTGACACCATCCTCGGCATGAGCCTGGCCCACGGCGGCCACCTGACCCACGGTGCCAAGGTGTCGTCCTCGGGCAAGCTGTACAACGCAGTGCAATACGGCATCGACACCAGGACTGGCCTGATCGACTACGACGAAGTCGAGCGCCTGGCGGTCGAGCACAAGCCGAAGATGATCGTTGCCGGCTTCTCGGCCTACTCCAAGACCCTCGACTTCCCGCGTTTCCGCGCCATCGCCGACAAGGTCGGTGCGCTGCTGTTCGTCGACATGGCCCACGTCGCCGGCCTGGTTGCCGCTGGCCTGTACCCGAACCCGATCCCGTTCGCCGACGTGGTCACCACCACCACCCACAAGACCCTGCGCGGTCCACGTGGCGGCCTGATCCTGGCCAAGTCCAACGAAGAGATCGAAAAGAAGCTGAACGCCGCAGTATTCCCGGGCGCCCAGGGCGGCCCGCTGATGCACGTGATCGCCGCCAAGGCAGTGTGCTTCAAAGAAGCGCTGGAGCCAGAGTTCAAGAGCTACCAGAAACAAGTCATCGAAAACGCCCAGGCCATGGCCCAGGTGTTCGTCGACCGCGGCTACGACGTGGTCTCCGGCGGCACCGACAACCACCTGTTCCTGGTCAGCCTGATTCGCCAGGGCCTGACCGGCAAAGATGCCGACGCCGCCCTGGGCCGCGCGCACATCACCGTCAACAAGAACGCCGTACCGAACGACCCGCAGTCGCCGTTCGTCACTTCGGGCCTGCGCATCGGCACCCCGGCCGTTACCACCCGTGGTTTCAAGGTCGCCCAGTGCGTGGCTCTGGCTGGCTGGGTCTGCGACATCCTCGACCACCTGGGTGATGCCGATGTCGAGGCCCAGGTGGCCGCGTCGGTGGCCAAGCTGTGCGCGGCATACCCGGTCTATCGCGCCTGAGTCGACTACAAGGAATCGTTCATGTCTACAGCACAACTCAAACACACCCCCCTGCATGAGCTGCACCTGAAACTCGGCGCGCGCATGGTGCCTTTCGCCGGTTACGCCATGCCGGTGCAATACCCATTGGGGGTGCTCAAGGAGCACCTGCATACCCGTGAGCAGGCCGGCCTGTTCGACGTTTCGCACATGGGGCAGATTCGTCTGCGCGGCATCGGCGCTGCCAAGGCGCTGGAAGCACTGGTGCCGGTCGACATCCTCGACCTGCCGGTGGGCATGCAGCGTTATGCGCTGTTCACCAACGACGACGGCGGCATCCTCGATGACCTGATGGTGGCCAAGCTGGGCGATGACGAGCTGTTTCTGGTGGTCAACGCCGGTTGCAAGGACCAGGACCTGCAGCACCTCAGGCAGCACCTGGAAGGGCAGTGCGAGGTCGAGTCGCTGTTCGAAAGCCGCGCCTTGCTGGCCCTGCAGGGGCCTGCGGCGGCCAAGGTGCTGGGGCGCCTGGCGTCCCAGGTCGGTGCCATGACTTTCATGCAGTTTGCCAGCGTGAAGCTGCTGGGTGTCGACTGCTACGTCAGCCGCTCGGGCTACACCGGCGAGGATGGCTTCGAGATATCGGTCCCGGCCGAGGCGGCGGCAATGCTCGCCCGCACGCTGCTGGCCGAG from Pseudomonas putida encodes:
- the gcvP gene encoding aminomethyl-transferring glycine dehydrogenase, which translates into the protein MHNSSVPLTTDNEFIARHIGPREHDIEAMLALTGHDSLQTLVDCVIPDSIKGTSVLELSKGQGEAEALAALKAIAAKNQLFRNHIGQGYYPCHMPTPILRNLLENPAWYTAYTPYQPEISQGRLEALLNFQTLVCDLTGMQIANASLLDEATAAAEAMTFCKRLAKSKAPAFFASRHCHPQTLDVLRTRAQPLGIEVVIGDEAALQDQDLQACFGLLLQYPASTGAIADHRALVQRAHAVGALVAVSADLLALTLLTSPGEFDADVVLGSAQRFGVPLGFGGPHAAYFATRDAFRRDMPGRLVGVSIDRFGKPALRLAMQTREQHIRREKATSNICTAQVLLANIASMYAVYHGPQGLAQIAQRVHRLTAVLVQGLVQLGHRVEQAHFFDTVSVVTARPAADVLAAAQGARLNLRPIDAQRVGLSLDETCEQASVEALWQVFAAPGQALPDFVALAEGCGDYLPLQLLRKTPFLQHPVFNRYHSETALMRYLRSLADKDLALDRTMIALGSCTMKLNAASEMIPITWPEFGNLHPFAPAEQSLGYRQLTDELQAMLCEATGYDAMSLQPNAGSQGEYAGLLAIRAYHASRGEAGRDVCLIPSSAHGTNPATAQMAGLRVVVVNCDERGNVDVADLQAKAEQHRAQLAALMITYPSTHGVFEEGITRICDIIHEHGGQVYLDGANMNAMVGLCAPGKFGGDVSHLNLHKTFCIPHGGGGPGVGPIGVKAHLAPFLPGHAHMAHKEGAVCAAPYGSASILPITWMYIRMMGGEGLKRASQLAILSANYIARRLEEHYPVLYTGENGLVAHECILDLRPLKDSSGISVEDVAKRLIDFGFHAPTMSFPVAGTLMVEPTESESKEELDRFCEAMICIREEIRSVENGTFDKLDNPLKNAPHTAHELVGEWPHRYGRELAVYPLQTLSENKYWPPVGRVDNVYGDRNLACACPPMSVYQDA
- the glyA gene encoding serine hydroxymethyltransferase; the encoded protein is MFHKSLTLSDFDPALHEAICREVQRQEDHIELIASENYTSPQVMQAQGTELTNKYAEGYPGKRYYGGCEHVDVVEQLAIERAKQLFGADYANVQPHSGSSANGAVYLALLQAGDTILGMSLAHGGHLTHGAKVSSSGKLYNAVQYGIDTRTGLIDYDEVERLAVEHKPKMIVAGFSAYSKTLDFPRFRAIADKVGALLFVDMAHVAGLVAAGLYPNPIPFADVVTTTTHKTLRGPRGGLILAKSNEEIEKKLNAAVFPGAQGGPLMHVIAAKAVCFKEALEPEFKSYQKQVIENAQAMAQVFVDRGYDVVSGGTDNHLFLVSLIRQGLTGKDADAALGRAHITVNKNAVPNDPQSPFVTSGLRIGTPAVTTRGFKVAQCVALAGWVCDILDHLGDADVEAQVAASVAKLCAAYPVYRA
- the gcvT gene encoding glycine cleavage system aminomethyltransferase GcvT — encoded protein: MSTAQLKHTPLHELHLKLGARMVPFAGYAMPVQYPLGVLKEHLHTREQAGLFDVSHMGQIRLRGIGAAKALEALVPVDILDLPVGMQRYALFTNDDGGILDDLMVAKLGDDELFLVVNAGCKDQDLQHLRQHLEGQCEVESLFESRALLALQGPAAAKVLGRLASQVGAMTFMQFASVKLLGVDCYVSRSGYTGEDGFEISVPAEAAAMLARTLLAEPEVEAIGLGARDSLRLEAGLCLYGHDMDVRSTPIEASLAWAISKVRRAEGERAGGFPGAERIFAQQREGVASKRVGLIPKERVPVREGALIVDADEQEIGRVTSGGYGPSLGGPLAMGYVHSAYAALDTEVFALVRGKRVPMQVVRTPFVAQRYYRG